The Verrucomicrobiia bacterium region CAGCACCGTGTCGAGCGCCAACACGTTGCCATGAACATCTCCAAAAACAAGGTATCGCATTGTTCAACTCTCCCGCGTCGCTAACAACGCAGCGCCTACTACCACTACCGTCTCCCCCAACCCCGCCGGCACGATCCGGTAATTCTTGCGAAACGGCCCGAACATCAATCCCGCCACCGTTTTGCGGACCGGCCCCAAAAATCTCTCCCCGGCCAGCGACACGCCGCCGCCGACCACGACAATGTCCGGATTGACCAGCATGATCGCGTTGGCGAGCGCCACCCCGTAATACTTCGCCGACAGCGCGAGCGTGGTCTTGCCGCGTTCGATGGACAATCCCGACGACAGCTCTTCCAAAATGCGCCACCGACCACGAACGAAGTAGCGCGTGTGCCCGATCTCCATTGCGCCGAAGCGTCCGTTGTAGATCACACCCTCCACCACCAACGCACCACCAATCCCCGTGCCGACGTTCGAGTATAGCACAGCCCGTCGCCCCCTGCCCGCCCCAACCAGCGCCTCCGCCAACGCCGCCGCGTTCGTGTCATTCTCGACGATCGTGGGCAATTTGAAGCGTTGCACAAACCAGCGCCGTAACGGAAATCCGTCCCATCCCTTGATATGAAAGGAACAAACAACGCGACCGCGTGGAGAATCGACCGGCCCGCCGTAACCAACCCCGATGGCCTTCACCCGATGCGCCGCGAGCAGCGCAGGAATCACGATCTCCAGTTGTCTGAGAATTCCCTGTGCGCCGTTCCGTCGCACCACCGCCACGCGCACCAGTTGCACGATGTCCCCGCGCCGGTCGCAGACACCGACCTGCAGCTTTGTCCCGCCAATTTCAACCCCTAGGAACATAGGATGTTTCGGATTCTATCCGCCACCCACATTGATTGGAAGCGGGCTCATGCCGCACCTGACGGCACGCCATAGCCGTATCCGTCACCGATACCGGTCCAAGCATCTTTGCTAAGTTTGAATGCCCAACTTCCTAACGCGTTCATAACAGGCCTCTTAGCATGGGGGTTCGTTTCGCAAAAAGCATGTTTGGCACTCCCTCCACCCCGGTGATCCTTCCACAATCAAACGCGCAGAATGCCGGGATTGTAGGGCGTGGAGCCGAGTCGGATGAGACGCCGCGTCGTCCATTTGAACTCTGCCCCCTGTAGCGGCGGTCTAACTCGACACAGGAGAGGCCGAGGGGCAAGGGCGGCAAACCGCCGTTCCATCCACCACTTAACCGCTTCTTCCAATTGGAGAACATGCCACGGATCATACCACTATCGGAATTCGATGTCCAGAAGAATTCTGGTATCGCACTTGTTGGGGGGGCCACGCTCCGTCGTGGCCGTCTGGGATCGCCGGGGCAGCCCGGTCACGCTGTAGCGGCGGTCGGCGCCTGCACAGCCTCAGACCGAAGGGACCGCCATCCGTCCCACCCTAATTCTCCGGTTTGTCATCCCGAGCGGAGTCGAAGGATCTCTGTCATGCTCCGGTCTTTCTGCCGAAGGTTTTCCGCTTTCCGCTCACAACTCCCCCTTCGGCATCGGCGCACCGAACCGGTCAGCTACCTTCCTCAAATCAACCGTTAGGGTGTAGCAACCACACATGCTACGGTTATAATAATCACGCGTGAGTTTGATGGCATCGTTTAGGTCCGTCACGCCGGATCAATACGGTAGGGTTTGTTTGCAGATGTTTGCACGGAAGTGGCATCGGCTACGGCGCAATCGGTTTGCCTGCGTCGGCTGGTTGTCGGGCTTGCTGGCGTTGTTGTTCGTCTTGTTCCAATATGCGGTCAAGTTCGGCAAGACCCTTGTTACGCTTCTTCCGCTTCTTTGGCTTCCACCACTCCGCTTTTCCTGATTCCAACTGTTGCAATTCCAAGTGAAGCGGATGCCGTTTGAGCAATTTCTTGGACTGGATAACAAGGGATTTCAATTTCCGCCGCTCGGTGGTCGTCAGAATCAGATGGGGCGTACTGGAATCAATGGCGAGAAACTGGATCACGTCCAAGACATGCACGGAGATTTCGGGAAACCCGTGAAGTTCGATTGACCATGAATGCGGGATGAAATGCTCAAAGACATTCCGAAACCGTTTATGAAGTTCGTCGACGGCTTTCTGCTGATCGGGAGTCATTACCAATGGCTTCCCGTCCATAACGCCACGATGCCAATTCTGGTCTTGGCAGACTTTCAGAGCATCGCCAAAGCTCAACAACTTTTCCTTATCCAAATCGAACGGTTGTTTTTCGTTGGGACTCTTTTTGTCCTTCCGTCGATATGTCACGTTCGACGGATCAGTCCCCTTCGAGGCGCAAATAGCGAATCCGTACAAAGCCCCATGCAACGAGATCGTGACCCATTTCCAAGCCATCGGCTCACTGTACGTCTGACGAATGGATGAATGCGCCTGTTTCAGAAAATCCAGGGCATTTCGAGTTTCATCCGTCCGAAGAAACTTCGGTTTGATACTCCGCTTTCGGGCTTTCACTATGCTGCTTAATTAACACGGTACCGGGAGCGTTGCAATTAGCGTCACAATGCGTTACGCAACTACACTAGGATTGCTACCGGGAACGCTTCTAAAACTATTGCGCAAATTGCTTCCGGGAACGTGTTTCCCGGTACAACGCCGGTTACTACTGCTACGTATGCTTATACGTATACGCAGTTGACAACCGGAAGCGATTTAGCTATGTAAGCTGATA contains the following coding sequences:
- a CDS encoding ROK family protein; translation: MFLGVEIGGTKLQVGVCDRRGDIVQLVRVAVVRRNGAQGILRQLEIVIPALLAAHRVKAIGVGYGGPVDSPRGRVVCSFHIKGWDGFPLRRWFVQRFKLPTIVENDTNAAALAEALVGAGRGRRAVLYSNVGTGIGGALVVEGVIYNGRFGAMEIGHTRYFVRGRWRILEELSSGLSIERGKTTLALSAKYYGVALANAIMLVNPDIVVVGGGVSLAGERFLGPVRKTVAGLMFGPFRKNYRIVPAGLGETVVVVGAALLATRES